One genomic region from Spirulina subsalsa PCC 9445 encodes:
- the pstS gene encoding phosphate ABC transporter substrate-binding protein PstS: protein MLSLNFPSQLFSWRSVKLLSVAALSAGLVACGGEVANNNGETEGSGRTSTVAISGAGATFPAPLFQRWFDTFNRQVDSMVQVSYQSVGSGAGLEQYINGTVDFGASEAPITESADRLKSFKDAYPYEPLQLPLVGGYVIFAYNLPGVDAELKLSRTTYCGIVGGTITNWNDPAIATDNEGVEFPNQPITFVHRSDGSGTTFVFTNHLDTICPDWPAGAGTSVDWPVGIGGQGNEGVAAGIQQNEGAIGYLSYAYAKLNDIPVARIENKAGNFPDPLPANASLAFEGVEMPDDFALLVPDPEHPDAYPISGLVWVMVYREYSDANKWDALKEVLEWTLGPEGRAITEELYYVPMPDSIVTRIKKELDAVKVN, encoded by the coding sequence ATGTTATCTTTAAATTTCCCATCTCAACTGTTTTCTTGGCGTAGCGTCAAACTGCTATCCGTTGCGGCTCTTTCTGCGGGTTTAGTGGCCTGTGGGGGAGAAGTAGCCAATAATAATGGGGAGACAGAAGGCAGTGGTCGGACTTCCACCGTAGCCATTAGTGGCGCGGGGGCAACCTTCCCGGCTCCTCTGTTCCAGCGTTGGTTTGACACCTTCAACCGCCAAGTAGACTCTATGGTTCAAGTGAGTTACCAATCCGTCGGCAGTGGTGCAGGGTTGGAACAGTATATCAACGGAACTGTGGACTTTGGGGCCAGTGAAGCGCCGATTACTGAATCCGCCGACCGTTTAAAATCCTTTAAAGATGCTTACCCCTACGAACCTCTGCAACTGCCTTTAGTCGGGGGGTATGTGATTTTTGCTTATAATCTGCCGGGGGTGGATGCCGAATTGAAACTGTCCCGGACGACCTACTGCGGGATTGTGGGCGGTACGATCACCAACTGGAATGATCCGGCGATCGCCACCGATAACGAAGGCGTAGAATTTCCCAATCAACCGATCACCTTTGTCCACCGTTCCGACGGTTCCGGGACTACCTTCGTCTTCACCAATCACCTCGACACCATTTGTCCCGATTGGCCCGCCGGAGCCGGTACCTCTGTAGACTGGCCCGTTGGCATTGGTGGTCAAGGGAATGAAGGGGTAGCCGCCGGGATCCAACAAAATGAAGGAGCCATCGGCTATCTGTCCTACGCTTACGCTAAATTGAACGACATTCCCGTTGCTCGCATTGAAAACAAAGCGGGCAACTTCCCCGATCCCCTGCCAGCCAATGCGTCCTTAGCCTTTGAAGGGGTTGAGATGCCCGATGATTTCGCCCTGCTGGTTCCCGATCCTGAACATCCCGACGCTTACCCCATCTCTGGTTTAGTGTGGGTGATGGTTTATCGGGAATATAGCGATGCCAATAAATGGGATGCACTCAAAGAAGTGTTAGAGTGGACCCTCGGCCCCGAAGGGCGCGCCATTACCGAAGAGTTGTACTATGTGCCGATGCCCGATAGTATCGTGACTCGGATCAAAAAAGAATTAGATGCCGTTAAAGTGAACTAG
- a CDS encoding HEPN domain-containing protein: MPSPAAIKYQIASEQARILRSTATDLRLRPISRTQTQVYYHSALAAFIAAWDAYINELVRNFFDATANPLDSQFHAVHSVAKGNAERELKRFNTPNAENTRNLLVQYTGYDPIGDWVWPARNMNGVRVREKLNEIMKVRHSFAHGFSIPAFSWTQTPTGRVRLTAQAIKDVDAFCQNLVTVTDRGMKQHIQTIYSRSMPW; the protein is encoded by the coding sequence GTGCCTTCACCAGCAGCTATTAAGTATCAGATCGCCTCCGAACAGGCTCGAATTCTTCGATCAACAGCAACTGATCTTCGGTTGCGACCAATATCACGGACTCAAACTCAAGTTTACTATCACTCCGCTCTTGCCGCATTTATTGCGGCATGGGATGCTTACATCAATGAACTGGTAAGAAATTTTTTCGATGCAACGGCGAATCCCTTAGATTCCCAATTCCATGCTGTACATTCTGTGGCGAAAGGGAATGCTGAACGGGAACTTAAAAGATTCAATACACCCAATGCAGAGAACACCCGTAACCTTTTAGTACAATATACTGGTTATGATCCTATCGGAGATTGGGTTTGGCCAGCCAGAAATATGAATGGGGTTAGGGTTCGTGAAAAACTCAACGAAATTATGAAAGTACGGCACAGTTTTGCACATGGCTTTAGTATTCCTGCATTTTCTTGGACTCAAACCCCTACGGGAAGAGTTCGGCTCACGGCTCAAGCTATTAAGGATGTTGATGCTTTCTGTCAAAATCTTGTTACTGTTACGGATCGCGGTATGAAACAGCATATCCAAACAATTTATAGTAGATCAATGCCTTGGTAG
- the pstA gene encoding phosphate ABC transporter permease PstA → MENQPSPIPNQRLFDLSKKSVALHRRILSITLTSLTFIFTSAILIPLFMVVINVSARGVNQLKFPDTFTQLPPPPGLTEGGFGHAIIGTLITLAIASAIAVPFGILSAIYLAEFGRGSKIAYLVKFSANVLTGVPAILCGLFAYSIVVMPMGGFSAFSGGVALAVLMLPIIVRATEEALLLVPNEMRQAAIGVGSTRFQMVISIVIPAALPAIITGVVLALARAAGEAAPLLFTAFNNNFWSTDPSRPVATLPVLIYFFSIIPYKASQDLAWAAAMVLVAIVLIFSIVARLAGKQKAFYS, encoded by the coding sequence GTGGAAAATCAGCCCTCACCTATTCCTAATCAGCGTCTATTTGACCTATCTAAAAAATCAGTCGCCCTCCATCGGCGAATCTTGAGTATTACTCTCACCTCACTAACCTTTATTTTCACCAGTGCCATTTTAATTCCCCTGTTTATGGTGGTGATTAATGTCTCCGCTAGAGGGGTGAATCAACTCAAGTTTCCCGATACCTTCACCCAACTACCTCCCCCTCCCGGTTTAACAGAAGGGGGGTTTGGTCATGCCATTATCGGCACCTTAATCACCCTCGCCATTGCCAGTGCTATTGCGGTTCCCTTTGGCATCTTATCGGCCATTTATTTAGCTGAGTTTGGTCGGGGGAGTAAAATCGCCTATCTGGTCAAATTTTCCGCCAACGTTTTAACCGGGGTTCCGGCTATCTTATGCGGTCTATTTGCCTACTCCATTGTGGTGATGCCTATGGGAGGGTTTTCCGCCTTTTCTGGTGGTGTGGCGTTGGCGGTGTTGATGTTACCGATTATTGTTCGGGCAACAGAAGAAGCCTTATTATTGGTTCCCAATGAAATGCGTCAGGCTGCCATTGGGGTAGGTTCTACCCGCTTCCAGATGGTGATTTCCATTGTCATTCCGGCCGCCCTCCCAGCAATTATTACTGGGGTAGTTTTGGCCTTAGCACGGGCAGCCGGGGAAGCGGCGCCTTTATTATTTACGGCGTTTAATAATAATTTTTGGTCAACGGATCCCAGTCGGCCCGTGGCGACTTTGCCTGTGTTGATTTATTTCTTCTCGATTATTCCCTATAAGGCCTCTCAAGATTTAGCTTGGGCGGCGGCAATGGTTTTAGTGGCTATTGTGTTAATTTTCAGTATTGTGGCGCGTTTGGCGGGCAAACAGAAGGCCTTTTATAGCTAG
- a CDS encoding methyl-accepting chemotaxis protein, which translates to MEQINSNRFKLRYWIIGGYSIPIILVFFSSFFILNDVNKMRESTNYLQESYNIEETINKFSLSVVLSLKAHQIYLLDPNSEAQERYNELMQQYKGYQTELNRLITDATRQPILAELNDLLSRMEQNNQRINQSVEAGNLELALQQWRGANIRSISDRVEVLLDTLSTSEHETVLEAQELQQARLDILQNTAGLLSIISLLGTVAVGWFLIHRLIHRISSEANTIATSSVEITATIEEQESIAAQQAASVNQTTATIEELSTSSQQSAEQAEAAAKAARHILVRANGKDLASGDLINDKDNLDAKSQQIVKQVLDLTEQLGRVNEFTEVVRDIASQTNMLALNAAVEAVRAGEAGKGFGVVATEIRKLADQSRQSAVSITQILQSVQTTAYSTVEVTKDGTKAVDDIVEGINAIALNVEQISLTARQQATATEQVRLAMDDINLGAQQTATGIAQTRIGVRSLQETANNLKTLV; encoded by the coding sequence ATGGAACAGATTAACAGTAACAGGTTTAAATTAAGATATTGGATTATTGGCGGTTATTCCATTCCTATTATTTTAGTCTTTTTTTCCTCTTTTTTTATCCTCAATGATGTTAATAAAATGAGAGAATCGACTAATTATCTACAAGAATCTTACAACATTGAAGAAACAATCAATAAATTTTCCCTCAGTGTGGTTCTTAGCTTAAAAGCGCATCAAATTTATCTGCTAGACCCCAATAGTGAAGCCCAAGAACGCTACAACGAATTAATGCAACAGTATAAAGGATATCAAACCGAACTCAACCGCTTGATTACGGATGCTACACGACAGCCTATTTTAGCTGAATTGAATGACTTATTAAGCCGTATGGAACAGAATAATCAACGGATTAATCAAAGTGTGGAAGCAGGTAACTTAGAACTAGCATTACAACAGTGGCGAGGGGCTAATATTCGCAGTATTTCAGATCGGGTTGAAGTCTTGTTAGATACTCTTAGCACTTCAGAACACGAAACTGTTTTAGAAGCCCAAGAACTACAACAAGCCCGACTGGATATTCTACAAAATACTGCGGGGCTACTGAGTATTATATCCCTGCTCGGTACGGTTGCTGTCGGTTGGTTTTTAATTCATCGCCTGATTCATCGCATTAGTTCAGAAGCCAATACTATCGCCACCTCTTCTGTGGAAATAACTGCCACCATCGAAGAACAGGAAAGTATTGCAGCACAACAAGCCGCATCTGTCAACCAAACTACTGCTACCATTGAAGAATTAAGCACCTCTTCCCAACAGTCTGCCGAACAAGCCGAAGCCGCCGCTAAAGCCGCTCGTCATATTTTAGTACGAGCCAATGGGAAAGATTTGGCCAGTGGGGATCTGATTAACGACAAGGATAATCTGGATGCGAAATCCCAGCAAATCGTTAAACAGGTGTTAGATTTAACCGAACAATTAGGGCGCGTTAACGAGTTTACGGAAGTTGTCCGGGATATTGCCAGTCAAACCAATATGTTAGCCCTTAACGCGGCTGTGGAAGCGGTGCGGGCTGGGGAAGCGGGGAAAGGTTTTGGGGTAGTGGCCACAGAAATCCGGAAGCTGGCCGATCAAAGTCGTCAATCGGCGGTGAGTATTACCCAAATCCTGCAATCAGTACAGACTACGGCTTACTCAACGGTAGAAGTGACGAAAGACGGAACCAAGGCAGTGGATGATATTGTGGAAGGGATTAATGCGATCGCCCTCAATGTGGAGCAAATCTCCCTCACCGCCCGCCAACAAGCCACCGCCACGGAACAAGTACGCCTAGCAATGGATGATATTAACCTGGGTGCGCAACAAACGGCGACAGGTATTGCTCAAACGAGGATCGGAGTACGCAGTTTACAGGAAACGGCCAATAATTTGAAAACCTTGGTTTAA
- the pstC gene encoding phosphate ABC transporter permease subunit PstC, translating to MTTFDDIQDKVSAPSLEKKISSDRVLDVGFWGLTLLLAISAGAVLIWVILQTANSSIPAIQQFGLEFLTTKTWNPVTNIYGVLPQIYGTLVTSFIALLIAIPVGVGVAVFLTEDFVPRYITTPIAFAIELIVAIPSVVLGLWGIFVLIPFLRPFFQFLNNNFGWIPIFSGGAPRGNNLFVVGLVLSLMIVPLIISITRSTFEVLPPSLRAGSLALGATRWETILKVLIPAGLSGIISSVMLAMGRAMGETMVAAMMVGNANRIDVSILQPGSTITALIASQFGEAGRLQVSALMYAGLVLMVLSLIVNILAELIIRRFQNIE from the coding sequence ATGACAACCTTTGACGATATACAGGATAAAGTTTCTGCTCCCAGTCTAGAGAAAAAAATTAGTAGCGATCGCGTCCTAGATGTAGGCTTTTGGGGGTTAACCCTCCTCCTCGCCATCAGTGCCGGAGCCGTCTTAATTTGGGTGATCCTACAAACCGCTAACTCCAGCATTCCCGCCATTCAGCAGTTTGGTCTAGAGTTCCTAACCACCAAGACCTGGAACCCCGTCACCAACATTTACGGCGTACTACCCCAAATCTATGGCACCCTCGTCACCTCCTTTATTGCCCTCCTGATTGCCATTCCTGTAGGTGTCGGTGTGGCCGTCTTCCTGACTGAGGATTTTGTCCCCCGCTACATTACTACCCCTATCGCCTTCGCCATCGAGTTAATCGTAGCCATTCCCAGCGTAGTCCTAGGACTCTGGGGAATTTTCGTCTTAATTCCCTTCCTGCGCCCCTTCTTTCAATTCCTCAATAACAATTTTGGCTGGATTCCCATTTTTAGTGGTGGCGCACCTCGCGGAAACAACCTTTTCGTCGTGGGTTTAGTCCTCTCCCTGATGATTGTTCCCCTGATTATCTCCATCACCCGCAGCACCTTTGAAGTGTTGCCCCCCTCCCTCCGTGCTGGTTCCTTGGCCTTGGGTGCCACTCGTTGGGAAACCATCCTCAAAGTGCTAATTCCCGCCGGCCTTTCCGGGATTATTAGTTCCGTGATGTTGGCAATGGGACGCGCCATGGGGGAAACCATGGTAGCCGCCATGATGGTAGGTAATGCCAACCGTATTGATGTTTCCATTCTTCAGCCCGGTTCCACCATTACCGCCCTCATCGCCTCCCAGTTTGGGGAAGCTGGACGCTTGCAAGTTTCCGCCCTGATGTATGCAGGTTTGGTCTTAATGGTTCTCTCCCTAATCGTGAATATTTTGGCTGAGTTAATCATTCGTCGCTTCCAAAATATTGAATAA
- a CDS encoding (2Fe-2S) ferredoxin domain-containing protein: MGQATVVTEVKTPKTSTFEQVGQLLGFVMKDGEKIKYLRLVIHNQEYWLKVPKSLRKTLDPSLYPGCWVKVSGTQKRSGKTGKFKYKAIALQPVFNDFPSPSPRVSPPPILSTPPSQKAKILICQKSNCRQRGGSGLCSALDEYLRDRGLENQVQIKATGCLNQCKKGPAMVVLPDKAKYTQVTPRKLPQLLNQHFNPQ, encoded by the coding sequence ATGGGACAAGCGACGGTAGTCACTGAGGTTAAAACCCCCAAAACCTCGACTTTTGAGCAGGTTGGACAGTTGTTAGGATTTGTGATGAAGGATGGGGAGAAAATCAAGTATTTGCGGTTAGTGATTCACAACCAAGAGTATTGGCTCAAAGTCCCCAAGTCTCTACGGAAAACCTTGGATCCAAGCCTGTATCCGGGCTGTTGGGTGAAAGTCTCAGGGACTCAAAAACGCTCTGGTAAAACGGGAAAATTTAAGTATAAGGCGATCGCACTTCAACCCGTTTTTAATGACTTTCCCTCCCCTTCTCCTCGGGTATCGCCTCCCCCCATACTCTCCACTCCCCCCAGCCAAAAAGCAAAAATTCTCATTTGTCAAAAATCGAATTGTCGCCAACGAGGGGGATCTGGGTTATGTAGTGCTTTAGATGAGTATTTGCGCGATCGCGGTTTAGAAAACCAAGTGCAAATCAAAGCCACAGGTTGCCTCAATCAGTGCAAAAAAGGCCCCGCTATGGTCGTTTTACCCGATAAAGCCAAATATACCCAAGTCACCCCCCGCAAGCTGCCCCAGCTTTTAAATCAACATTTTAATCCTCAGTAG
- a CDS encoding B12-binding domain-containing radical SAM protein — protein MKTLLLYPKFPQSFWSYDRFMEIAGLKAVLPPLGLITVASLLPKTWQIRFCDRNVAPETDADWAWCDLVILSAMLVQQQDFHNLIQKAVKLGKKVAVGGPYPTAVPEEAIHSGAHYLILDEGELTIPLFLEAIAQGKTTGLFRSSEKPDVTLSPIPRFDLLQQDAYLMMAVQFSRGCPFNCEFCDIIALYGRKPRTKEPEQILTELQTLYDLGWRGSIFMVDDNFIGNQRNVKRLLRALSPWLAEHNYPFTFLTEASVNLAEDDELLSLMVESGFYAVFLGIETPDQESLHVTGKVQNTRQPLVEACRKINDAGLLIYAGFILGFDGERAGAGARIQEFVSETSIPQPMLGILQAPPLTALWHRLKGEERLIMGERIHPTGDQNTLMNFIPTRPIAEIAQDYVEGFWTMYEPKQYLKRCFEQCLRIGVPLKPRQTMKFPLAKGFHLVLQVMWYQGICRSEIRGQFWRQLWVIFWQKPQVLNMYLGLCAAGEHFWEYRVLARERIMEQLGYDPLNVLA, from the coding sequence ATGAAAACCTTATTACTTTATCCTAAATTTCCCCAATCGTTCTGGTCTTATGACCGCTTCATGGAAATTGCGGGACTCAAAGCGGTTTTACCCCCTTTGGGACTCATTACAGTGGCCTCTTTGTTGCCCAAAACTTGGCAGATTCGGTTTTGCGATCGCAATGTTGCCCCAGAAACAGACGCAGATTGGGCTTGGTGTGATTTAGTGATCCTTTCTGCCATGTTAGTTCAACAACAGGATTTTCATAATTTGATTCAAAAAGCCGTCAAACTGGGTAAAAAAGTAGCCGTTGGGGGGCCTTATCCCACAGCTGTTCCAGAAGAGGCCATTCATTCCGGCGCACATTATCTAATTTTAGATGAGGGAGAATTAACCATTCCTCTGTTTTTAGAAGCGATCGCCCAAGGAAAAACCACAGGACTATTCCGATCCAGCGAAAAACCCGATGTCACCCTAAGTCCTATCCCCCGCTTTGATTTACTCCAGCAGGATGCTTATTTAATGATGGCCGTTCAATTCTCCCGGGGGTGTCCTTTTAACTGCGAATTCTGTGACATCATTGCTTTGTATGGTCGTAAACCGCGCACCAAAGAACCTGAACAAATATTAACCGAATTACAAACCCTCTATGATCTCGGTTGGCGGGGTTCAATTTTCATGGTTGATGATAACTTTATTGGCAATCAGCGCAATGTGAAACGCTTACTCCGGGCATTAAGTCCTTGGTTAGCCGAACATAATTATCCCTTTACCTTCCTAACCGAAGCCTCCGTAAATTTAGCCGAAGATGATGAATTACTCTCCCTCATGGTGGAATCGGGTTTTTATGCCGTTTTTCTAGGGATTGAAACCCCAGATCAAGAGAGTCTGCACGTCACAGGAAAAGTGCAAAACACACGCCAGCCCCTCGTTGAGGCCTGTCGTAAAATTAATGATGCAGGTTTACTGATTTATGCCGGATTTATTCTGGGTTTTGATGGAGAACGTGCAGGCGCTGGGGCAAGGATTCAAGAATTTGTGTCAGAAACCAGTATTCCTCAACCGATGTTAGGGATTTTACAAGCGCCGCCCTTAACAGCCTTGTGGCATCGTCTCAAAGGGGAAGAACGTTTGATCATGGGTGAGAGAATTCATCCCACCGGAGATCAAAATACACTGATGAATTTTATTCCCACTCGCCCGATTGCCGAAATTGCCCAAGACTATGTAGAGGGTTTTTGGACAATGTATGAACCGAAACAGTATCTGAAACGTTGTTTCGAGCAATGTCTGCGTATTGGTGTACCTTTGAAACCACGGCAAACGATGAAATTTCCTCTGGCGAAAGGCTTTCATTTAGTGCTTCAGGTGATGTGGTATCAGGGAATCTGCCGTTCCGAAATTCGCGGTCAATTTTGGCGGCAACTGTGGGTTATTTTCTGGCAAAAACCCCAAGTGCTTAATATGTATTTAGGGTTATGTGCGGCAGGTGAGCATTTTTGGGAGTATCGTGTTTTAGCCCGAGAACGTATTATGGAACAATTAGGCTATGATCCTTTGAATGTTTTAGCTTAA
- a CDS encoding hydantoinase B/oxoprolinase family protein, with protein sequence MTPVNSPQNLWQFWIDRGGTFTDIVAKRPDGEIVIHKLLSENPEQYPDAPLQGIRDIMGVSRDQPIPTAEIESLKMGTTVATNALLEHKGDRVVLVVTQGFKDALRIGYQNRPQIFAREIILPRLLYETVIEAVERIDARGTILTPLQIEAVRQDLEIAHHAGIRSCAIVLMHGYRYPEHEQAIAQLAQEIGFTQISVSHQVSPLMKWVSRGNTTVVDAYLSPILRRYVDQVATFLWGEKNPPTPTTPHLLFMQSNGGLTAAHRFQGKDSILSGPAGGIVGAVKTSAIAGYQKIIGFDMGGTSTDVSHYAGEYERSLETEIAGVRLQTPMMAIHTVAAGGGSMIHYDSTRYLVGPQSAGAHPGPAAYGKGGPLTITDCNVRVGKLQPAFFPPIFGLHGDQPLNTAIVWEKFDQLTAAIDDGRTPEQVASGFLAIAVEKMANAIKKISLQRGYDVTQYTLCCFGGAGGQHACLIADALGMEQILIHPYAGVLSAYGIGLADIRILREKALELPLNPALEPQLSQAFQDLSQTTQAELRQQYPTPPPISQEICTLHLKYQGTDSTLPIHWDNYATMQAEFATLHHQRYGFTLPDKPLIVQSLSLELVCPTQIPPEKTHPRTTPHPPQPLTTVPLYTADQWHQAPVYQREDLQPGDIIPSPALIIESTGTNVLEPGWQAEVNPYQHLILRKVATPAPSPSAIPSADQADPVLLEIFNNLFRSIAEQMGTTLQNTSYSVNIKERLDFSCAIFDQQGQLVANAPHIPVHLGSMGESVTRLIENQQTPFKPGDVYALNNPYNGGTHLPDITVITPVFNPPDLTTKPLFYVASRGHHADIGGITPGSMPPQSQQVQEEGILIDNFQLVDQGTFREPELIELLTTRPYPVRNLTQNIADLQAQIAANEKGVQELQKMVQQYGLETVQAYMRYVQENAELCVRRVINVLKDGEFSTELDSGEKIQVKITIHRDETNLNNNRAVLDFTGTSAQTNSNYNAPSAICKAAVLYVFRSLIDQDIPLNAGCLNPLEIIIPPGCLLNPQFPAAVVAGNVETSQLITDCLYGALGIMAAAQGTMNNFTFGNEKYQYYETICGGSGAGATFNGTDAVQTHMTNSRLTDPEVLEWRFPVLLKSFTIRPQSGGDGLFKGGNGVIRQIQVLEPMTAAILSSRRRVAPFGLAGGEAGLPGKNYVLRQGETLEKLGNTAMVELEAGDCFVIETPGGGGFGSLKKTYP encoded by the coding sequence ATGACCCCAGTAAATTCCCCTCAAAATCTTTGGCAATTTTGGATTGATCGCGGTGGTACTTTTACCGATATTGTGGCGAAACGACCCGATGGGGAAATTGTCATTCATAAACTCCTGTCGGAAAACCCGGAACAATACCCAGATGCCCCCCTACAAGGGATTCGGGATATTATGGGGGTTAGTCGAGATCAACCTATTCCCACGGCGGAAATTGAAAGCCTCAAAATGGGGACAACAGTAGCCACCAATGCCCTGTTAGAACATAAAGGCGATCGCGTTGTTTTAGTCGTGACTCAAGGCTTTAAAGACGCTCTCCGCATTGGCTATCAAAACCGTCCTCAGATTTTTGCCCGTGAAATTATTTTACCACGTCTCCTGTACGAAACGGTGATTGAAGCCGTCGAACGGATTGATGCTAGGGGAACTATTCTTACTCCCCTGCAAATTGAAGCCGTCAGGCAAGATTTAGAAATCGCCCATCACGCCGGAATTCGCAGTTGTGCCATTGTTCTGATGCACGGTTATCGCTACCCTGAACATGAACAGGCGATCGCACAACTCGCCCAAGAAATCGGCTTTACTCAAATCTCCGTCTCCCATCAAGTCAGCCCCCTGATGAAGTGGGTCAGTCGGGGAAATACCACAGTGGTTGATGCTTACCTTTCCCCCATTTTACGCCGTTATGTGGATCAAGTGGCGACTTTTTTATGGGGAGAGAAAAACCCCCCCACGCCCACCACCCCCCATTTATTATTTATGCAGTCTAACGGGGGACTCACCGCCGCCCATCGCTTTCAGGGCAAAGATAGCATTCTGTCGGGGCCCGCTGGGGGGATTGTCGGGGCCGTCAAAACCAGTGCGATCGCTGGATATCAAAAAATCATCGGCTTTGATATGGGCGGCACCTCCACCGATGTCAGCCACTATGCCGGAGAATACGAACGCAGCCTAGAAACCGAAATCGCCGGAGTGCGCCTACAAACCCCCATGATGGCCATTCACACCGTCGCCGCCGGGGGCGGTTCCATGATCCACTACGACAGCACCCGCTACCTCGTCGGCCCCCAATCCGCCGGCGCCCATCCCGGCCCCGCGGCCTACGGCAAAGGCGGCCCCCTGACCATCACCGACTGTAATGTAAGAGTGGGGAAACTACAACCCGCCTTTTTCCCCCCCATCTTCGGCCTCCATGGCGATCAGCCTCTCAATACCGCCATTGTGTGGGAAAAATTCGACCAATTAACCGCCGCTATCGACGACGGGAGAACACCGGAACAAGTCGCCAGTGGTTTTTTAGCGATCGCCGTCGAAAAAATGGCCAACGCCATCAAAAAAATCTCCCTGCAACGAGGCTATGATGTCACACAATACACCCTCTGCTGTTTTGGCGGAGCCGGAGGACAACACGCCTGTTTAATTGCCGACGCTTTAGGCATGGAACAAATCCTCATTCACCCCTACGCAGGCGTTCTCTCCGCCTACGGCATCGGCCTAGCCGACATTCGCATCCTGCGGGAAAAGGCCCTAGAATTGCCCCTAAACCCTGCCCTAGAACCCCAACTCAGCCAAGCCTTCCAAGACCTCTCCCAAACCACCCAGGCCGAACTGCGCCAACAATACCCCACCCCACCCCCCATCAGTCAAGAAATCTGCACCCTCCACCTCAAATACCAAGGCACCGACTCCACCCTCCCCATCCACTGGGACAACTACGCCACCATGCAGGCCGAATTTGCCACCCTCCACCACCAACGCTATGGCTTCACCCTCCCCGACAAACCCCTAATCGTCCAATCCCTCTCCCTCGAATTAGTCTGTCCTACCCAAATCCCCCCCGAAAAGACCCACCCCCGCACCACCCCCCACCCCCCCCAACCCCTCACCACCGTTCCCCTCTACACCGCCGACCAATGGCATCAAGCCCCCGTCTACCAACGGGAAGACCTCCAACCCGGTGATATTATTCCCAGTCCCGCCCTGATCATCGAATCCACCGGAACAAATGTCCTTGAACCCGGTTGGCAAGCGGAAGTGAACCCCTACCAGCACCTGATTTTACGCAAAGTCGCCACCCCCGCCCCCTCTCCTAGCGCCATCCCCAGCGCAGATCAAGCCGATCCCGTCCTCCTAGAAATCTTTAATAACCTCTTCCGTTCCATCGCCGAACAAATGGGGACAACCCTCCAAAACACCAGCTATTCTGTCAACATTAAAGAGCGTTTAGACTTCTCCTGTGCCATTTTTGATCAGCAGGGTCAATTAGTCGCCAACGCCCCCCATATCCCCGTTCATTTAGGCTCAATGGGAGAAAGCGTCACCCGGTTAATTGAAAACCAACAAACCCCCTTTAAACCCGGTGATGTGTACGCCCTCAATAACCCCTACAATGGCGGAACCCACCTCCCCGATATTACCGTGATCACCCCCGTTTTTAACCCCCCTGATCTCACCACAAAACCCCTCTTTTATGTCGCCTCTCGCGGGCATCATGCCGACATCGGCGGCATTACCCCCGGTTCCATGCCCCCCCAAAGTCAACAAGTCCAAGAGGAGGGAATTTTAATTGATAATTTCCAATTAGTGGATCAGGGAACGTTCCGAGAACCAGAACTAATTGAGTTATTAACAACCCGTCCCTATCCCGTGCGCAACTTAACCCAAAATATCGCCGACCTACAAGCCCAAATTGCCGCCAATGAAAAGGGCGTGCAAGAACTGCAAAAAATGGTTCAACAATACGGCTTAGAAACCGTGCAAGCTTATATGAGGTATGTTCAAGAAAATGCCGAGCTTTGTGTTCGTCGAGTGATTAATGTCTTGAAAGATGGGGAATTTAGCACAGAATTAGATAGTGGGGAAAAAATTCAAGTTAAAATCACCATTCATCGTGATGAAACCAACCTAAATAATAATCGAGCCGTCCTTGATTTTACCGGAACATCTGCCCAAACTAATAGCAACTATAACGCTCCCTCTGCTATTTGTAAAGCCGCCGTTTTATATGTCTTTCGTAGCCTAATTGATCAAGATATTCCCCTGAATGCTGGGTGCTTAAACCCCCTAGAAATTATTATCCCCCCCGGTTGTTTACTTAACCCTCAATTCCCCGCCGCCGTTGTTGCGGGGAATGTAGAAACCTCTCAACTGATTACCGACTGTTTATATGGAGCGTTAGGCATCATGGCCGCCGCTCAAGGTACCATGAATAACTTCACCTTTGGTAACGAAAAATATCAATATTATGAAACCATTTGTGGCGGTTCCGGTGCCGGGGCAACCTTTAACGGAACCGATGCCGTACAAACCCACATGACCAACTCCCGCCTTACGGATCCTGAAGTGCTAGAATGGCGGTTTCCAGTCCTCTTGAAAAGCTTCACCATTCGCCCCCAGAGTGGCGGAGACGGCTTGTTTAAGGGGGGAAATGGCGTAATTCGTCAAATTCAGGTTTTAGAACCCATGACGGCCGCCATTTTATCCAGTCGCCGACGAGTAGCCCCCTTTGGATTAGCCGGGGGAGAGGCCGGATTACCGGGCAAAAATTACGTTTTACGACAGGGCGAAACCCTAGAAAAATTGGGCAATACAGCGATGGTTGAGCTAGAAGCCGGGGATTGTTTTGTCATTGAAACTCCCGGTGGGGGTGGATTTGGATCCCTAAAAAAAACTTACCCTTAA